The nucleotide sequence CCAAGGATAGCGCTAACTCGGTCAAGAATACCGGCAAATTCTTCGTATGTATTAACAACGCCAGAATAAGCATGCAGGTGAGCAAAATCTATACAAGGGGTAACACCACCAAGGGAAGTACACAGTTGGAGAATTTCTTCGAGAGTACCGAATTGGCTTGGTTTACCTGATGTTTCCGGGGCTAAGTTTATGATTGAGCCTGCTTCTTCCAGTTGTGATGTTACTTTCGTCAGGTTGGTCAATATTTCCTTAAAAGTATCTTCGCTGGTGTTTTTCAGGTAATAACCAGGGTGGAAGACGAGGCAGTATGCTCCGGCTAATGATGCAATGCTGGCAGCCTTAAAAAGAAGCGCTCTGCTTTTGGCAGTTTTCTCTGGCTCCGCGGCATTCAGATTAAGATAATAGGGGGCATGCGCTGACAGTTTAACAACAGAATCGCGTGCGGCTTCTGCGGTCTCTAAAGCTGTTTTTTCAGTTAAATATACCTGCCTTACAAATTCGATTTCAAGTGCGTCCAAGCCAAGGGCTTTGAGATGATAAATTCCATCGATGGTGCTTGAACCAGGGGTGCTTAAGGGAATGCCGGCTGTGCCGAATAGAAATGTATTCATTGGGCGAGAGTATATCACAAAGCCGCAAATTGTGGCTCAATAATTATGTTATAATAGAAGATTGAAACTAGAAATTTGAATGGAGGTTTTCTTCTGGAAGCGATAGATTTAGCCCAGCGGGCAGTAGAAATAGGTAGTGACAAACAGGCAGAAGATATTGTTCTCCTGGATGCCCGCCAGGCATGTAACTTTACCGATTATATGGTTATACTTACTGCCGAATCAGATCGGCAGATTAACGCCATCCGAGATGAAATTATTCATTCTTTAAAACAGTCTGACGTATATCCTCGCCATGTAGAAGGTGATGCATCTTCAGGATGGATTCTGATAGATTATATCGATGTAGTGGTTCACATTTTTGCTCCAGCTGAGCGTGAATATTACCACCTGGACAGCGTCTGGCCTGCTGCAAATCCAGTTGTACAAATTCCCTAGCAGTTTACTAGATCATACGAGTATATTCGCAAAGTCCATAGTTACCGAAGAAAGTCTCAACCTCTTCTGCAGCGGTTTCCGGAGAATCGGAAGCATGTATTGTGTTGCGGCCGATATCTAAACCA is from Dehalococcoidales bacterium and encodes:
- a CDS encoding TIM barrel protein, with product MNTFLFGTAGIPLSTPGSSTIDGIYHLKALGLDALEIEFVRQVYLTEKTALETAEAARDSVVKLSAHAPYYLNLNAAEPEKTAKSRALLFKAASIASLAGAYCLVFHPGYYLKNTSEDTFKEILTNLTKVTSQLEEAGSIINLAPETSGKPSQFGTLEEILQLCTSLGGVTPCIDFAHLHAYSGVVNTYEEFAGILDRVSAILGKEALGKLHLHVSGIHYGLKGELKHLPLDESDFNYPQLLQALIDANAGGVIICESPAMEADALVLKTKYHQLKAKR
- the rsfS gene encoding ribosome silencing factor, whose amino-acid sequence is MNGGFLLEAIDLAQRAVEIGSDKQAEDIVLLDARQACNFTDYMVILTAESDRQINAIRDEIIHSLKQSDVYPRHVEGDASSGWILIDYIDVVVHIFAPAEREYYHLDSVWPAANPVVQIP